A DNA window from Flammeovirga agarivorans contains the following coding sequences:
- the pssA gene encoding CDP-diacylglycerol--serine O-phosphatidyltransferase, translating to MIKKHIPNAITCCNLLSGCLGISFCFDGNLILGASMILVGAGFDFFDGFAARMLKVSSPVGKELDSLADMVTFGVLPAVIMVHLLLQTDVFHEYVPYLGYIIAAFSAVRLANFNVDERQSDGFIGVPTPANAILIGSLPLIMDMYPQYSEVILNQWLLLGITIVMSFLLNAEIPLVSLKFKNFGWKGNEPRYIMIITSIVLLAIFQVAALPMVVATQIIVSIIFR from the coding sequence ATGATAAAAAAACATATACCTAATGCAATTACATGTTGCAACTTATTGAGTGGTTGTCTTGGTATATCCTTCTGCTTTGATGGTAACCTAATTTTAGGAGCATCTATGATTTTAGTAGGAGCAGGCTTTGACTTTTTTGATGGGTTTGCCGCAAGAATGTTGAAAGTGTCTTCCCCTGTTGGTAAAGAATTGGATTCACTTGCAGATATGGTCACATTTGGTGTATTACCTGCAGTGATCATGGTTCATTTACTACTGCAGACAGATGTGTTTCATGAATATGTTCCTTACTTAGGGTATATTATTGCAGCATTTTCTGCTGTTAGGTTAGCAAACTTTAATGTAGATGAGAGACAATCGGATGGATTTATTGGTGTTCCTACACCGGCAAATGCCATTCTAATAGGGTCATTACCTTTAATTATGGATATGTATCCACAGTATTCAGAAGTAATTTTGAATCAATGGTTATTATTAGGGATAACAATTGTGATGTCTTTTTTATTGAATGCTGAAATTCCTCTAGTGTCGCTAAAGTTTAAGAATTTTGGTTGGAAGGGGAATGAACCAAGGTATATTATGATCATCACAAGCATTGTCTTGCTAGCAATATTCCAAGTAGCTGCACTTCCTATGGTAGTAGCCACACAAATTATTGTCTCTATCATTTTTAGATGA
- a CDS encoding RlpA-like double-psi beta-barrel domain-containing protein produces the protein MNKQAYQKLKVFVLLLSFFCISEFTSAQTISTIGHTEIGEASYYPDDRNGRITEGGYKYDKNAMTGAHAHYPFGSIVSVRNVDNGKIVQLKIIDRPYTQQRILDVTYAAGQKLDMIGKQTVTVEVILVDTPATLRKKKEKERKKQLAEQERLKNSGFNVDVSLFKSDGSHHLDGSIADITGYGIVYAQSDDIEFIIDQAHTLREDYLFSKLYIQTGWSEGNRVYRLLIGNFEDKEDASPLLELLKSIGTSTKELRKHFIK, from the coding sequence ATGAACAAACAAGCCTATCAAAAATTGAAAGTATTTGTCCTATTATTATCATTTTTTTGTATTTCTGAATTCACGAGCGCCCAAACTATAAGTACCATAGGTCATACTGAAATAGGTGAAGCATCCTATTATCCAGATGATCGAAATGGTAGAATCACAGAAGGTGGTTATAAATATGATAAGAACGCAATGACAGGAGCACATGCTCACTATCCTTTTGGGAGTATTGTAAGCGTAAGAAATGTAGATAATGGGAAAATAGTTCAATTAAAAATCATAGACAGACCATACACTCAACAACGTATACTTGATGTGACCTATGCAGCTGGGCAAAAGCTAGATATGATAGGGAAACAAACGGTTACCGTTGAGGTGATTCTCGTTGATACCCCAGCAACGCTACGCAAAAAGAAAGAAAAGGAAAGGAAAAAACAGTTAGCTGAACAAGAAAGACTAAAAAACTCTGGTTTTAATGTAGATGTATCTCTTTTCAAATCAGATGGTTCTCATCATCTAGATGGATCTATTGCAGATATTACGGGTTATGGTATAGTATATGCTCAATCAGACGATATTGAATTTATAATAGACCAAGCTCACACTTTAAGAGAAGACTATTTATTTTCAAAACTATATATCCAAACAGGTTGGTCTGAAGGTAATCGTGTATATCGATTATTAATTGGTAACTTTGAGGATAAGGAAGATGCTTCACCACTTTTAGAATTGCTTAAAAGTATTGGAACTTCAACAAAAGAATTGCGAAAGCATTTTATTAAATAA
- a CDS encoding DUF3276 family protein: MEERREEIFSRKVRAGKRTYFFDVKATRSNDYYLTITESKKRFKDDQPVFEKHKIFLYKEDFDKFVDALGECVDKVKNDLLSDYDDYNESTDNDYQSEPLDNDLSY; the protein is encoded by the coding sequence GTGGAAGAGAGAAGAGAAGAAATCTTTTCGAGAAAAGTACGTGCCGGAAAACGCACCTACTTCTTTGATGTTAAGGCCACTCGTTCTAACGACTATTACTTAACAATCACGGAAAGTAAAAAACGCTTTAAAGATGATCAGCCTGTATTTGAAAAACATAAAATTTTCTTATACAAAGAAGACTTTGACAAATTTGTTGATGCTCTTGGAGAATGCGTAGATAAAGTGAAGAATGATCTTCTATCTGACTACGACGACTACAATGAAAGCACTGACAATGATTACCAAAGTGAGCCACTAGACAACGATTTGTCTTATTAA
- a CDS encoding PAS domain-containing protein → MNTQLNTIFSKLQVKSTVLYIVMLIIILSGSMVKVFIDVQQEKDFLHQAIKNSQALLQYKIASKEIKKTIDEVRNSGLELYKFTHSSVYFLNDKGTPLYWIENADESNILEKHSKNKVSSILLGRFKKNRFKEKEIYKGYFISRVNVSESNDRSIALVINQYELWLQQSINTFPLALLSIILFSIFYFSINSSNKNWVYKPVGKLIKHLEFEAQGISSELSREVSEDWQNIFMELELSRNNNNTLLAPETEEEVTQRYHAQLEELRWAKQQLEKYQSKDIEHASPTQSHIITEAFENSTIGIMVTDQDSIPIFVNNKAKEILGKGIKPETEEDLLDVRKIYIEGTDAEIPSEQHPMILTKQTGQPQLSKHIEVYNPNTGFRNGVSICSVKIDEGVVVSFVVLK, encoded by the coding sequence ATGAATACTCAACTGAATACTATATTTTCTAAACTTCAAGTTAAGTCAACAGTACTATATATTGTGATGTTGATTATTATACTTTCAGGTAGTATGGTCAAAGTTTTTATTGATGTTCAACAAGAAAAAGATTTCTTACATCAAGCAATTAAAAACTCCCAAGCATTACTTCAGTATAAAATTGCTTCTAAAGAAATAAAAAAGACAATTGATGAAGTAAGAAATAGTGGCCTTGAGTTATATAAATTCACTCACTCATCAGTATATTTTTTAAATGATAAAGGCACACCCCTTTATTGGATAGAAAATGCAGATGAAAGTAATATTCTTGAGAAGCATTCAAAAAATAAAGTCTCTTCTATCCTATTAGGTAGATTTAAAAAGAATAGGTTTAAGGAAAAAGAGATCTATAAAGGGTATTTCATTTCCAGAGTCAATGTTAGTGAAAGTAATGATCGCTCCATTGCATTAGTAATTAACCAATATGAACTTTGGCTACAGCAAAGCATCAACACTTTTCCATTAGCACTTCTGAGTATTATCTTATTTAGTATTTTTTACTTCAGTATAAATTCATCCAACAAAAATTGGGTGTATAAACCAGTAGGAAAACTTATAAAACACCTAGAGTTTGAGGCTCAAGGTATAAGTAGTGAACTTTCTAGAGAAGTTTCTGAAGATTGGCAAAATATATTTATGGAGTTAGAGCTTTCCAGAAATAACAACAATACTCTTCTAGCACCAGAGACTGAAGAGGAAGTAACTCAAAGGTATCATGCTCAATTAGAAGAGTTAAGGTGGGCAAAACAGCAACTAGAAAAATATCAATCAAAAGATATTGAACATGCTTCCCCTACCCAAAGTCATATCATTACTGAAGCTTTTGAAAATTCGACTATAGGAATTATGGTTACAGATCAAGATAGTATTCCTATATTTGTCAATAATAAAGCAAAGGAGATTTTAGGTAAAGGCATAAAACCAGAAACCGAAGAAGACCTCCTCGATGTTCGAAAAATTTATATCGAAGGAACTGATGCTGAAATTCCTTCAGAACAACATCCAATGATTTTAACTAAACAAACTGGACAACCTCAATTATCAAAACATATAGAAGTGTATAACCCAAATACTGGCTTTAGAAATGGCGTAAGTATTTGCAGTGTTAAGATTGATGAAGGAGTTGTTGTTAGTTTTGTGGTTTTGAAGTAA
- a CDS encoding glycosyltransferase family 4 protein: MKKLLILAPYPSSIAPSQRFRFEQYLDLIRKNDIKYEYHSFLTLDAWKILHQSGYFFQKVLAILNAFMKRFRLMFQLGNFDMIFIHREASHIGPPIFEFIITKVLRKKVIYDFDDAIWLPNYSEHNAKFNKLKMYGKVNWIIKWASVVSVGNQYLKGYAKKYNQNVVINPTTIDTENYHNPSLFNKKENTKPIIGWTGTLTTAQYIEFLIPVFQKLEKIYDFEFRMISNEDPKFPIQSLVYKPWSKETEIQDLIQFDIGIMPLKDDIWAKGKCGFKALQYMALGIPAIVSPVGVNIEIVDDGINGFICSSQEEWYHALSTFLENAFEKSMSIEARKKIEENYSVQSNQDNFLSFFE; this comes from the coding sequence GTGAAAAAACTACTAATATTAGCTCCTTATCCTTCATCAATCGCTCCATCTCAGCGATTTCGATTTGAACAGTATTTAGATTTGATTAGAAAGAATGATATAAAATATGAATATCATTCTTTTTTAACCTTAGATGCATGGAAAATTCTTCACCAATCAGGATATTTTTTTCAGAAGGTATTGGCTATATTAAATGCTTTTATGAAACGATTTCGTTTAATGTTTCAATTAGGTAACTTTGATATGATATTTATCCATCGAGAAGCATCTCATATTGGACCTCCTATTTTTGAGTTTATCATAACAAAAGTATTAAGAAAGAAAGTTATTTATGATTTTGATGATGCTATTTGGTTACCCAACTATTCTGAACATAACGCAAAATTTAATAAACTGAAGATGTATGGTAAGGTGAATTGGATTATCAAATGGGCTTCTGTTGTTAGTGTAGGAAACCAATATCTTAAAGGATATGCAAAAAAGTATAACCAGAATGTAGTCATTAATCCTACTACAATTGATACCGAGAATTACCATAATCCTTCACTCTTTAATAAGAAGGAGAATACAAAACCAATTATTGGTTGGACAGGGACATTAACCACTGCACAATATATTGAATTTCTAATCCCTGTATTTCAAAAATTGGAGAAAATCTATGATTTTGAGTTTAGAATGATTTCGAATGAAGATCCTAAATTTCCTATTCAATCACTTGTTTATAAACCTTGGTCAAAAGAGACAGAAATTCAAGATTTAATACAATTTGATATAGGTATTATGCCCCTGAAAGATGATATCTGGGCAAAGGGGAAGTGTGGTTTTAAAGCTCTTCAGTATATGGCATTAGGAATTCCTGCTATAGTATCACCAGTGGGAGTGAATATAGAAATTGTAGATGACGGTATTAATGGTTTTATCTGTTCTTCACAAGAGGAATGGTATCATGCATTGTCAACATTTTTAGAAAATGCGTTTGAAAAAAGTATGTCTATTGAAGCTAGAAAAAAAATTGAAGAAAATTATTCTGTTCAATCGAATCAAGATAATTTTCTATCTTTTTTTGAATAA
- a CDS encoding glycosyltransferase has translation MNILVTTYWSYNDALIQTYTLPYLKIINRNLPERSKIYLLTLEQEHQKIDLKERSKIDSYLSQFNIELLPFTYSRFGMHSMIKMGITLLKLIVFCFKKNIKIIHSWCTPGGAIGYILSKLTRKILILDSYEPHAEPMIEAGEWKKNSTAFKILWTLEKLQSKRSNIAIACVSEMRKYAQEKFNADFEYFYVKPACIDFNQFSYANRKRKELLNKYNLEDKIIGVYAGKFGGSYLSQEVFDFFSVAEEYWGDRFRLVMLNNHSEEEILRWCEKAGLSRGKVLKFFVPHSEVADYIGLADFALTPFIPVPSKRYGTPIKTGEYLALGLPVVITENISDDSEVIEKNGIGSIMRKFDKHSYLQNLLEIENIINSMSREDLYLKIRAIAEEYRSFSKADIAYNEIYGKLLSK, from the coding sequence ATGAATATTCTAGTAACGACATATTGGAGTTATAATGATGCTTTAATACAAACTTACACTCTTCCATATTTAAAAATAATCAACAGAAATTTACCAGAAAGGTCTAAGATTTATCTGTTAACCTTGGAACAAGAACATCAAAAAATTGACCTAAAAGAAAGAAGTAAAATTGATTCTTATTTAAGTCAGTTTAATATTGAGTTATTACCTTTTACTTACTCAAGGTTTGGAATGCATTCGATGATCAAAATGGGTATTACTTTATTAAAACTCATAGTTTTCTGTTTTAAAAAAAATATTAAAATCATTCATTCATGGTGTACACCAGGAGGTGCAATTGGTTATATTTTATCGAAATTGACAAGGAAAATATTAATATTAGATAGTTATGAACCACATGCAGAACCTATGATAGAAGCAGGAGAATGGAAAAAAAATAGCACAGCTTTTAAGATTTTATGGACTCTTGAAAAACTTCAATCTAAACGTTCTAATATAGCTATTGCTTGTGTTAGCGAGATGAGAAAGTATGCACAAGAAAAATTTAATGCAGATTTTGAATATTTTTATGTAAAGCCTGCCTGTATTGATTTTAATCAGTTCTCTTATGCAAACAGAAAAAGAAAAGAGTTATTAAATAAATATAATCTTGAAGATAAAATTATTGGGGTTTATGCAGGTAAGTTTGGCGGTTCTTACTTGAGTCAAGAAGTCTTTGACTTCTTTTCGGTAGCTGAAGAATATTGGGGAGATCGATTCCGATTGGTGATGTTGAATAATCATTCTGAAGAAGAAATTTTAAGATGGTGTGAAAAGGCAGGCCTAAGTAGAGGTAAAGTACTTAAGTTTTTTGTACCTCATTCAGAGGTAGCTGATTATATAGGTCTGGCTGACTTTGCACTCACACCCTTTATTCCAGTTCCTTCTAAGAGGTATGGGACACCAATTAAAACAGGAGAATACCTAGCTTTGGGTTTACCTGTAGTGATTACGGAAAATATTTCAGATGACTCCGAAGTGATAGAAAAAAATGGAATAGGTTCAATTATGAGAAAATTTGATAAACATTCTTATTTGCAGAATTTATTAGAAATTGAAAATATAATTAACTCAATGAGCAGGGAAGATCTGTATCTAAAAATTAGGGCAATAGCAGAAGAATATAGATCTTTTTCAAAAGCTGATATAGCTTATAATGAAATTTATGGAAAATTACTTTCAAAGTGA
- a CDS encoding AI-2E family transporter has protein sequence MSDKNNTSFKEIASVAKFFRSFTNLILAIGGVLVFSWLAVQLQDVLAYLIISLIISSILQTPTNYLANLHVFGYRFPRPLAVVFSFILLFAIIGLFVFLFYPLIKSQIGVLSEKNPSELVNVVEGPIYIMEDLIRNYIMPEAKQGFLLNQVLENINSLIKSDSIKNVINGLISLTGNFAVGTMAVLFITFFFLNDPGLFRRQIITLIPNKYFEVSISAIIKTEKLLSSYLLGLFLQMLSIFSIATIGLKIANVEYAITIAVFAAVANLIPYLGPFLGFTFGMFVGILTDDSLVEMADYLFLGAKILSVFAVVQVVDNVAVQPIIFSRSVKVHPLAIFLAVFIGSALGGVLGMVFAIPTLTILKVGLEEFLYGYKKYQIFSTKKKLKLLKKDS, from the coding sequence ATGTCCGACAAGAACAATACTTCATTCAAAGAAATTGCTTCTGTAGCCAAGTTCTTCAGATCGTTTACCAATTTAATACTAGCAATTGGTGGTGTTTTGGTTTTCTCTTGGTTAGCTGTACAACTTCAAGATGTATTAGCCTATCTAATTATTTCTTTAATAATATCATCAATACTACAAACACCAACAAACTACCTTGCGAACCTTCATGTATTTGGTTATCGTTTTCCAAGACCATTAGCTGTAGTATTTTCATTTATACTACTATTCGCCATCATCGGCTTATTTGTATTCCTCTTCTATCCATTAATCAAAAGTCAGATTGGAGTATTATCTGAAAAGAATCCATCCGAACTTGTCAATGTAGTCGAAGGTCCCATTTATATCATGGAGGATTTGATCAGGAACTATATCATGCCAGAAGCGAAACAAGGTTTCTTATTGAATCAAGTACTAGAAAATATCAATTCATTAATTAAAAGTGATTCAATTAAGAACGTCATTAACGGGTTGATATCATTAACAGGTAATTTTGCTGTTGGTACAATGGCCGTATTATTTATTACGTTCTTCTTTCTAAATGATCCAGGGCTATTCAGAAGACAAATAATCACTCTAATTCCAAATAAATATTTTGAAGTATCTATATCTGCAATTATAAAAACTGAAAAACTGCTTTCTAGTTATTTACTCGGATTATTTCTACAGATGTTAAGTATCTTCTCTATTGCTACAATTGGACTAAAAATCGCCAATGTGGAGTATGCCATTACTATTGCAGTTTTTGCAGCTGTAGCCAACCTAATCCCTTATCTTGGGCCATTTTTAGGTTTTACTTTCGGTATGTTTGTCGGAATTTTGACAGATGATTCATTAGTCGAAATGGCTGATTATTTATTTCTTGGAGCTAAAATATTATCTGTATTCGCCGTTGTACAAGTTGTAGATAACGTCGCTGTACAGCCTATTATCTTCTCACGTAGTGTAAAAGTACATCCATTAGCCATTTTCCTAGCCGTCTTCATTGGGTCAGCATTAGGGGGTGTTCTAGGAATGGTTTTCGCTATTCCTACCCTTACTATTTTAAAAGTAGGATTAGAAGAATTCCTTTATGGTTATAAGAAATATCAAATATTCTCTACAAAGAAAAAGTTGAAACTACTGAAGAAAGATAGTTAG
- a CDS encoding MBL fold metallo-hydrolase, which yields MIQIQTFTFNPFQENTYLIWDDTKEAVIVDPGCYDASEQSQLKAFIENNDLKVVKIVNTHCHLDHVFGNKYCQDTFGVALYIPKGEVSTLASGKESCMRYGIPGFVESTADQLLENEGQITFGDSVLEILYVPGHSPGHLVFYSKEDDLALGGDVLFKGSIGRTDLPGGDHQTLLDNIANVMYKLPDQTRVYPGHGPFTTIGDEKRSNPFVRG from the coding sequence ATGATACAAATACAGACTTTCACATTTAATCCATTTCAAGAGAATACTTATTTAATTTGGGATGATACCAAAGAAGCAGTTATTGTCGATCCCGGTTGTTATGATGCTTCTGAGCAATCTCAATTAAAAGCGTTTATTGAAAACAATGATTTAAAAGTGGTGAAAATTGTAAATACACATTGCCATTTAGATCATGTATTTGGGAATAAGTATTGTCAAGATACTTTTGGTGTAGCATTATATATTCCAAAGGGGGAAGTAAGTACTTTGGCGTCAGGAAAAGAGTCTTGTATGCGTTATGGTATTCCAGGTTTTGTAGAATCTACTGCTGATCAATTATTAGAGAATGAAGGTCAAATTACATTTGGTGATTCAGTTTTAGAGATCTTGTATGTTCCTGGACATTCACCTGGTCATTTGGTATTTTACTCTAAGGAAGATGATTTAGCCTTAGGTGGGGATGTTTTATTCAAAGGTTCTATTGGTAGAACGGATCTACCTGGTGGAGATCATCAGACTTTATTGGATAATATAGCAAATGTAATGTATAAACTTCCTGACCAAACAAGAGTATACCCAGGGCATGGTCCTTTCACAACAATTGGTGATGAGAAAAGAAGTAATCCTTTTGTAAGAGGGTAG
- a CDS encoding NAD(P)/FAD-dependent oxidoreductase: MTDHIDYLIVGQGLAGTILAETLENKGFSYRIIDNGVKKNSSRVAGGLYNPITGRKMVKTWLCDDLWKTLDDFYPKFDQKYNTTSFKPINLYFPFDSQEKQTDWISASADEKYDGYIAKFHEDGLYQDFVEPKFGGMEITRSGYVDIPIFLDAFLEKAKVEGRLINEEFDHSALSHNDNKIVYKNIEAKHIIFSEGNKVENNPFFPTLDFRPVKGELLLIKFKNARFHHILNKNGFILPIDENGTCKLGATYERVEDMDSPSEKGKRQLLEKVDNLVNDEYEILDHWSGIRPATFDRRPFIGTSEENKNIHIFNGLGAKGVSLGPYFANLLIEHIEKGTELPRDVRLNRLSKQQRIQMNTKV, translated from the coding sequence ATGACAGATCACATCGATTATTTAATCGTAGGGCAAGGACTTGCAGGGACAATTTTAGCAGAAACTTTAGAAAATAAAGGTTTTTCGTACAGAATAATTGATAATGGAGTCAAAAAAAACTCATCAAGAGTAGCTGGAGGTTTATACAATCCTATCACAGGGCGCAAGATGGTGAAAACATGGCTTTGTGATGACCTTTGGAAAACACTTGATGATTTTTATCCAAAATTTGATCAAAAATATAATACAACATCATTTAAACCTATCAATTTATATTTCCCATTCGATTCTCAAGAAAAACAAACCGATTGGATTAGTGCAAGTGCGGATGAAAAATATGATGGTTATATCGCTAAATTTCATGAAGACGGTTTATATCAAGATTTCGTAGAGCCAAAGTTTGGTGGAATGGAAATTACAAGATCAGGTTATGTTGACATTCCTATTTTTTTAGATGCTTTTCTAGAAAAAGCAAAAGTAGAAGGAAGGTTAATAAACGAAGAGTTTGATCACTCAGCCTTAAGCCATAATGACAATAAAATTGTCTATAAAAATATTGAAGCTAAACATATTATCTTTTCTGAAGGCAATAAAGTAGAAAATAATCCTTTCTTTCCAACGTTAGATTTTAGACCGGTAAAAGGCGAATTACTACTTATAAAATTCAAAAATGCCCGTTTCCACCATATTCTAAATAAGAATGGTTTTATACTACCTATAGATGAAAATGGTACTTGCAAGTTAGGTGCAACCTACGAAAGAGTTGAAGATATGGACTCCCCATCGGAAAAAGGTAAAAGACAACTTTTAGAAAAAGTAGATAATTTGGTAAATGATGAATATGAAATACTAGATCATTGGTCAGGTATTAGACCGGCTACTTTTGACAGACGACCTTTTATAGGAACTTCTGAGGAAAATAAAAATATTCACATTTTTAATGGGTTAGGTGCAAAAGGTGTATCTTTAGGCCCATATTTCGCTAATTTATTAATTGAACACATTGAGAAGGGAACAGAATTACCTAGAGATGTAAGATTAAATAGATTATCGAAACAGCAAAGAATACAAATGAATACTAAAGTATGA
- a CDS encoding DUF58 domain-containing protein, producing the protein MIQEISFDTIRQYGNIELLAKQMVEGFITGLHKSPYHGFSVEFAEHNLYNPGESTRHIDWKVYARTDKLFTKRYEEETNLRAMIILDRSPSMYYPDKTYDKMAFSTLAAASLGYMLQKQRDAVGLCTFSDDIEEITPVKSTKTHIHQIFVKLQQMLEKPPTQKGTHIAKVLHQVAETIHKRSLVIIFSDMMGQMGNRDEMFAALQHLKHNNHEVLLFHVADHTTELQLEFPERPMVFVDVETGQKEKLRPSQIREKYKNTIQELYHDLNVKCGQYKIDYVEVDSKKDIDQVILPYLIKRTRMR; encoded by the coding sequence ATGATACAAGAAATTTCTTTTGATACCATCCGCCAATACGGCAATATAGAACTCTTAGCGAAACAAATGGTAGAGGGGTTTATTACAGGATTACATAAATCTCCTTATCATGGTTTTTCAGTTGAATTTGCGGAACATAATTTATATAATCCAGGAGAAAGTACTCGTCATATAGATTGGAAAGTATACGCAAGGACAGATAAGCTTTTTACAAAAAGATATGAAGAGGAGACAAATTTAAGAGCTATGATTATCTTGGATCGTTCTCCTTCGATGTATTATCCGGATAAAACTTACGATAAGATGGCTTTTAGTACTCTAGCTGCGGCCTCTTTAGGCTATATGCTACAAAAGCAAAGAGATGCTGTTGGTTTATGTACATTCTCGGATGATATAGAAGAAATTACACCTGTAAAATCTACCAAAACTCATATACATCAAATTTTTGTAAAGCTTCAGCAGATGTTGGAGAAACCTCCCACTCAAAAAGGGACTCATATTGCTAAGGTGCTTCATCAAGTAGCTGAAACGATTCATAAAAGATCATTAGTGATTATTTTTTCAGATATGATGGGACAGATGGGTAATCGTGATGAAATGTTCGCTGCATTACAACACCTTAAACATAATAATCACGAGGTATTACTGTTTCATGTTGCTGATCATACTACGGAATTGCAACTAGAATTTCCCGAAAGACCAATGGTTTTTGTAGATGTGGAAACAGGACAGAAAGAGAAATTAAGACCATCACAAATTCGAGAAAAATATAAAAATACTATCCAAGAACTCTATCACGATTTGAATGTGAAATGTGGTCAATACAAAATTGATTATGTAGAAGTAGATAGTAAAAAAGATATTGATCAAGTTATTTTACCTTACCTCATTAAAAGAACTAGGATGAGGTAA
- a CDS encoding septal ring lytic transglycosylase RlpA family protein → MMHLRKNLLLITFLLISIVTFGQKKVGDTKTGQSSYYANKFHGRKTANGERFNMYAFTCAHRELPFDTYLKVTNLKNKQWVVVRVNDRGPFKSHRILDLSKAAAVKIDMVQDGIANVEIEILYINGEGTKVKEGTSGGSSDAITSKDIKKDKKPKPTTVTTTTSTSKNSNYGAPGTYSIWGTSKKIKNGYGIQMASYSDLKKAINAGKTANKKGLTEVYIQSGWSNSKQIYRLLYGDFSQKEAKKNVSKVKSKGYKGAFVKKHL, encoded by the coding sequence ATGATGCATTTGAGAAAGAATTTACTGCTTATAACTTTCTTATTGATCTCCATTGTCACATTTGGACAAAAAAAAGTAGGAGATACTAAAACAGGACAATCGTCTTACTACGCAAATAAATTTCATGGAAGGAAAACTGCAAATGGTGAACGATTCAATATGTATGCCTTTACATGTGCACATAGAGAGCTTCCGTTTGACACTTATTTGAAAGTAACCAATCTTAAAAATAAACAATGGGTTGTTGTAAGGGTAAATGATAGAGGACCTTTTAAATCACATAGGATTTTAGATTTATCAAAAGCAGCGGCTGTTAAGATAGATATGGTTCAAGATGGGATTGCGAATGTCGAAATTGAAATCCTTTATATCAATGGTGAAGGAACAAAAGTAAAAGAAGGTACAAGTGGTGGATCATCCGATGCCATTACTTCTAAAGATATTAAGAAAGATAAAAAGCCCAAACCAACTACAGTTACAACAACAACAAGCACATCAAAAAACTCTAATTATGGAGCTCCTGGCACATATAGTATATGGGGAACATCAAAAAAGATCAAAAATGGTTATGGTATACAAATGGCATCATATAGCGATTTGAAGAAAGCTATTAATGCCGGAAAAACTGCAAATAAAAAGGGGTTAACTGAAGTATATATTCAATCGGGGTGGTCTAATAGTAAACAAATTTATCGTTTGTTATATGGAGATTTCTCACAAAAAGAAGCAAAGAAAAATGTTTCAAAGGTGAAATCTAAAGGATATAAAGGTGCATTTGTCAAAAAGCATTTGTAA